A single genomic interval of Cucumis sativus cultivar 9930 chromosome 5, Cucumber_9930_V3, whole genome shotgun sequence harbors:
- the LOC101204133 gene encoding phosphatidylinositol glycan anchor biosynthesis class U protein — MKKKKGNFWIWMMLSVIFRLLMIYFPNLNLSSRPEVATSLTSIHRLAEGYWLKQSSMSPYTGSMYHGSPLLLSLLGPLTVKRIEGQPDHLLCSFAFVVADVLSALLIRGTGQNLQRAYYRSLKLLKVNLSKSSEIFPAGDIASLVYVWNPFTIVACVGLSTSPIENLAIVLTLYGASKGQVPLAAFGFVMATHLSLYPVILIIPVVLLLGNGLDAPPRKFFFERSCSRVVEQPSNDSCGQQEEVINQPKVPNGFSLRPVMYFLLWVSVFSAYMLLLCGVSLKQFGGLWEMFRSTYGFILTVQDLSPNIGVLWYLFAEVFEFFRDFYLIVFHINILFMILPLSIRLCHRPLFLAFVLLSISAMLKSYPSVGDSALYLSFMGLFVDVLVDLEFSFFLFCGYIGISLLSPVMHNLWIWRGTGNANFYFANAMAYACFQIVLVVESVSTMLNHDRKLRKLSAVKLS; from the exons atgaagaaaaagaaaggaaatttttGGATATGGATGATGTTGTCAGTGATTTTCAGGCTCCTTATGATATATTTTCCCAATCTGAATCTGTCCTCTCGGCCCGAGGTCGCCACTTCTCTAACCAGCATTCATCGAT TGGCTGAGGGTTACTGGTTGAAACAGTCGTCAATGTCTCCCTATACAG GATCTATGTATCATGGTTCTCCTCTGTTACTGTCTCTTCTAGGGCCATTGACTGTCAAAAG GATTGAAGGGCAACCAGACCATCTTTTATGCAG TTTTGCTTTTGTGGTTGCAGATGTTCTGAGTGCATTGCTAATTCGTGGAACTGGTCAGAATCTTCAGAGGGCATACTATCGAAGTTTGAAACTACTAAAAGTTAACTTATCAAAAAGTTCAG AGATCTTCCCAGCTGGAGATATTGCTTCTCTTGTGTACGTATGGAATCCTTTCACAATAGTTGCATGTGTGGGTTTGTCCACATCTCCAATCGAGAATCTAGCCATTGTCCTTACTCTTTATGGAGCATCAAAAG GACAAGTTCCGTTGGCTGCTTTTGGATTTGTCATGGCAACCCATCTATCTCTTTATCCTGTAATTCTGATAATTCCG GTAGTTCTTCTATTAGGCAATGGCTTAGATGCTCCTCCTAGGAAATTCTTCTTTGAAAGGAGTTGTAGTAGAGTCGTTGAACAACCTTCAAATGATAGCTGTGGTCAGCAAGAGGAAGTGATCAATCAGCCTAAAGTACCAAATGGTTTCTCACTGAGACCAGTCATGTATTTCTTATTATGGGTTTCTGTATTTTCTGCTTATATGCTGCTTCTCTGTGGTGTATCTCTCAAACAGTTTGGTGGACTCTGGGAGATGTTTAGAag CACATATGGCTTTATTCTCACCGTGCAAGATTTGTCCCCTAATATTGGAGTTCTATG GTACCTTTTTGCAGAAGTGTTTGAGTTCTTCAGGGACTTCTATTTAATAGTGTTTCatatcaacattttgtttatgaTATTGCCATTGTCCATACGTCTCTGCCATCGACCTTTGTTTCTGGCTTTTGTGCTTCTTTCTATTTCCGCCATGTTGAAGTCTTACCCTTCG GTGGGAGACTCAGCTTTGTACTTAAGTTTTATGGGATTGTTTGTAGACGTATTGGTCG ATTTGGAGTTCTCATTCTTTCTATTCTGTGGGTATATTGGGATTTCCCTGCTCAGCCCTGTGATGCACAACCTTTGGATATGGAGG GGGACTGGCAATGCAAATTTCTACTTTGCAAATGCCATGGCTTATGCTTGCTTCCAG ATCGTTCTAGTGGTTGAGAGTGTAAGTACAATGCTGAATCATGATCGGAAGCTAAGGAAGCTATCTGCAGTGAAGCTTTCATGA
- the LOC101218860 gene encoding GDSL esterase/lipase 1, whose protein sequence is MMRNSIKLVLCGLLLLCSLGIIQICEALGKDHPLFVFGDSIYDVGNNNYINTTTISQANFPPYGQTFFRFPTGRFSDGRVIPDFIAEYAKLPLILPYLYPGIKDFVKGVNFASGGAGVLDTTFPGYVVTLRRQVNYFKEMERSLRKKLGTSKTKKLLSKAVYLIAIGSGDYDAFDPKSNSLYQSYTTQQYVDLVIGNMTSFIEEIYKTGGRKFSVLNIGPIDHLPAVQEAIISHYRTPAWMEQFKQFIGLHNEKLPKALQNLAQKFKGLLYSHTDFHTAISNIIHHPTKYGMKEVKSGCCGSGAFRGKSSCGGMRGIKEYELCENPEEHVFFDANHGTDRIYKFVAEMMWTGTSNITTPINLNSLFYM, encoded by the exons atgatgagAAACTCAATAAAGTTGGTTTTATGTggattgttgttgttgtgcAGTTTGGGAATAATACAAATATGTGAAGCGTTGGGAAAAGATCATCCTCTGTTTGTGTTTGGGGATTCAATTTATGATGTTGGAAATAACAATTACATAAACACAACCACCATTTCTCAGGCCAATTTCCCACCCTACGGCCAAACTTTCTTCAGATTTCCCACCGGAAGATTCTCCGATGGCAGAGTCATTCCTGATTTCATTG ctGAATATGCAAAGTTGCCATTAATTCTGCCATATCTTTATCCGGGCATTAAGGATTTTGTTAAAGGAGTAAATTTTGCATCTGGAGGAGCTGGAGTTCTTGACACAACTTTCCCTGGATAT GTGGTAACCTTGAGAAGGCAGgtgaattatttcaaagaaatggaaaggagtTTGAGGAAGAAACTTGGAacttcaaaaacaaagaaattactATCAAAAGCCGTTTACTTAATCGCCATTGGAAGCGGTGACTATGATGCTTTTGATCCAAAATCCAATTCACTTTATCAATCTTACACAACACAACAGTATGTTGATTTAGTGATTGGAAACATGACCAGTTTCATCGAA gAAATTTACAAGACAGGAGGTAGGAAATTTTCAGTGCTAAATATTGGGCCTATTGATCATTTGCCTGCTGTACAAGAAGCTATTATATCTCATTACAGAACTCCAGCTTGGATGGAACAATTCAAGCAATTTATTGGTTTGCACAATGAAAAACTACCTAAAGCACTTCAAAACCTTGCACAAAAGTTTAAAGGACTTCTATATTCTCATACTGATTTCCACACTGCTATCAGTAACATAATCCACCACCCAACAAAATACG GAATGAAAGAAGTGAAGAGTGGATGCTGTGGAAGTGGGGCATTTAGAGGAAAGAGTAGCTGTGGAGGTATGAGAGGCATAAAAGAATATGAGTTATGTGAAAATCCAGAGGAGCATGTGTTTTTTGATGCCAACCATGGAACTGATAGAATATACAAGTTTGTAGCAGAAATGATGTGGACTGGGACTTCAAATATTACCACTCCTATCAATCTCAACTCCTTATTCTACAtgtaa